The Acidimicrobiales bacterium sequence ATACATCCGCACCGGGTCGCTGCTGCTGCCCCCGTCGCCGCGTTGACGCGGGGTGCGGCGGCGTCGCTCCGGCTCCTCCACATCGTCACCGATCGACGCCGCGAACTCCGCAGCGCGCGCCACGCGGGCCTCGTCCACGGGCGCCGCATCCAACTCCTCCTGGGTGGGTTCGGGGGCGGCGCCGGGGACCGTGATCTCGGGCGGAACGGGTGAGGACTCGTCCTCGTCGATGACGATCCCGTCGGCTTCGCACGCCGCCCGGATCTTCTCGAACAGCTCCATGTCGAACTCGACATCCTTGAGCGTGTGGACGAGCTGATCGAGCGAGAGATGGCCGGAGACCTTGCCGGTCTCGAGCAGCGCGGCGAACAGGACGGCCGCATCATCCGGGAGGGGCAATTGCGGTGCGGTGTCGGTCATGCGCTCCTCCCCTCTTCGTAGTTGATGAGCCACGGTAGCAACTGCTCGATCGCCTCTTCTCGCGTATCGCTCTCGTCGAGGCGCTCGATCAGCAGCTTGATGGGGCCGATCGACGACACGGCGTGCCGTTTCTGTTCATCGGTCGAATCGAGCGCGCGCTGGACCCGCCGCAGGTCATCGAGGGTGCGACGGCCGGCGCTGCGGGCGAGTCCGGCCACCACATCGGACGGATCGGCGTCGGACGGATCGACGGCGAGACGCCGCAACAACGCGGCCGCCCGCTCACCGGCGCGGTCACCGGCCCCGAGCAGTCCGCCGCTGCGCAGCGCCGTCAGCGCCTCCTGACGGGTGGCGTCGCCGAACAGCTTCGGGTGGAGTCGGGCGGCGTCGTCGGGCCGGTGGATCGCGAGCCGCAGCGCCTCGTCCTCCGCGGCGACGGCATGGTTCTCGGCGTCGATCAGGACGTCGGCGGCGACCATCCCCTCGTCGAAGTAGTGATCGTCGGGTTGGTTGGCGACCTCCCGCGGTCCATCGGTCGGAGCCGGCGGCTCGTCGCGACGACGGGGCGGCACGGTCTCGCGTTCCGGCGTGCGGGCGCGCGGTGCCGCAGCCAGCTCGCGGAGCCGGGCGAGGTCGACGCGGCAGCGGTCGGCGACGTCGAGCAGATAGGCGTCGCGCACGAGCGGATCCGGATGCTCGGCGATCACGTCGAGGGCGGCCTCGGCCGTGCGGGCCCGGCCCTCGACGGTGGACAGATCACCGGCCGCCAGCACCCGCTCGAGCCGGAAACTCAGGAACGGTGTGGCCTCGTCGATCGCCCGCTGGAGCTCGACCGGGTCCTCACGGGCGAGGTCGGCCGGGTCGACGCCCGCCGGCAGGTCCGCCACCCGCACCTCCAGACCGTGCTCGCGCTCCCATTCGTACACCCGATCGGCGGCGGCGAGCCCCGCCGCGTCGGCATCGAACGCGAGCACGAGCCGGTCGGCCGAGAACCGCTTGAGCAGCTTCACGTGTTCCTCGGTCATGGCGGTGCCGCAGGTGGCGACCGCGCGCGGGATACCGGCATCGGCGAAACCGATCACGTCCGTGTAGCCCTCGCAGATGATCGCCTCGCCCGCCTTCACGATGCCCTCGCGGTGGGCGTGGAGTCCGTAGAGCACCCGGCTCTTGTCGTAGACGACGGCATCGGTGGTCGTGTTCTTGTACTTCGAACCCTCGTGGCCCGGCAGGATCCGCCCCCCGAAGCCGACCGGGTCACCCCGCTCGTCGGAGATCGGGAACATCACGCGGCCGCGGAAGAAGTCCTGCTGACGGTCGGCCTTGTTGACGAACCCGAGCCCGGCATCGCGGAGATCGTCGGCCGAGAGCCGGAGGTGTTTGGCGAGCTGGTCCCAGTCGTCGGGCGCCCAGCCGATCCGGTACGTGCGCACGACCTCCCCGTCGTAGCCCCGCGAGCGCAGATAGCTGCGCGCCTCCCCCGCGTCGGCTCCGGTGAGCAGGCGCTGGTGGTAGAACTCGACGGCCTTCTCCACCGCGTCGAGCAACGTCCGCTTGCGGGCCCGCCGGGAGCCCTCGTCCTTCGACGTGTAGCGGAGCTGGATGCCGTAGCGCCCGGCCAGCGACTCGACCGCGCCGGCGAAGTCGAGATTGTCCATCTCCTGCACGAAGGTGATCGCGTCGCCGCTGCGCTGACAACCGAAGCAGTAGTAGACCCCTTTCTCCGGGCTCACCGACAGCGACGGCGTGCGCTCGCCGTGCATCGGACAGCGAGCCATCCACTGGCGACCGGACCGCTTGATCTCGGTGTGTTCGCCGATGAGCGCCACGAGGTCAGCAGAGGACCTGACCTTCGCGATGTCATCGTCGTGGATACCCATTGATCCGCAAGCTAGCAGTGCCCTCCGACAGCCACCCATGGCGCCCGGGCGGGGCCTCCGATCGTCCGGATGCCATGATGCCCGGGTCATGGCCCGCACTCCGAAGACGCTCCTTCTCGGCCTCGGTGGCCTCGTCGCGATCGCCCTCGTCATCTCCCTCACCGGCTCGGGCGGCGACGCCGACAGCGGCGCGCCCGTGACCACCTCGTCGACCTCCACCTCGAGCACGTCGACCACCACCTCGACCACGACCACCACGACGACCACAACCACGACGACGCTCGATCCACGGGTCGCCTTCATCGACGCCATCGATCGGCAGGCGGCGGCCGAGACGGATCGCGGACTCGCCTACCGGCTCGTCGTCACCGGTCTCACCGGGTCGCAGCTCGCCACCCGGCTCCAGGACACCGTCGGCTCCGTTTGCGTCGGCGGCGTGTTCCTGACCGAGACGAACCGCAACTGGGCCCCGGAGGACGACGTCGATGCCTTCACCGCCGCAGTCGCCGACCTCGACGCCGCGTGGCACCGCCAGGAATGCGCGGCGGCCAGCTTCATCGCGACGGACGCGGAGCTCGGCGCCATCGTGCGCGTCCCCGTGACCTCACCACCGGCGCCGCCCCGCTGGACGGAGCGCTACATCACCGGCGAGCCCTACAACGTGCTGCTCGACCTCCAGGAGCAGACGGCGACCTACGCACAGCAGCTCCTCGACCTCGGCATCACGGTCAACTTCGGGGCTGTCGGCGACGTGGTGACCGACCCGGCGCACTTCATGGCCGGCAGCGGCCGGACGTTCGGCGACGACCCCGGCGTCGTCGCCGCGCTCGCCAACGCGGTGATCCAGGCCCATTGCGAGGTCGGCGTGGCCGCGACGCTCAAGCACTTCCCGAACCAGGGCGCCACGGTCGAGGATCCCCATCGCCGCACCAGCACGGCCGTCGGCGGGCGGGAGCTGTGGGAGGCCACGGGGCGTCTCCCCTACGAGGGCACCGGCGCGCCGATGGTGATGACCGGCCACATCTTCGTGGACGACGTGGACCCGGACCTCCCGGCGTCGATGTCGTTCGCGATCACGACCGGCCTCCTGCGTGAGGAACTCGGATTCGACGGCGTCGTGATCACCGACGACCTCTCCACGATGCGGGGCGCCATCGACGTCATCGCCGAGCCGGGCGCACGCGCCGTCGCGGCGCTACGCGCCGGAGCCGACCTCGTGCTCTTCGTGGACGATCGCGACATCGCCGAGGTCGTCGACGCTCTGGCTGCGGAGATGGACGCCGATCCCGCGTTTCGCGACCGGGCCGAGGAGGCCTTCGGACGGGCACTGCGGCTCGATCTCGCCCGACGCCAACCCGACCTCTTCCCGCTGTGCGGCGAGGCCGCCTTCTAGGGGAGGCGGTCGGCGAGGTAGGACTCGAGCTGGTCGAGGCTGACGCGGTCCTGTTCGCGGGTGTCGCGTTCGCGGACGGTGACGGCTCGGTCGTCGAGCGTGTCGAAGTCGACCGTCACGCAGTAGGGCGTGCCGATCTCGTCCTGACGGGCGTAGCGCTTGCCGATCGACTGGGTCTCGTCGTAGTCCGCCATCCAGCGGCCCTTCACGGCGTCGAACACCTCGTGGGCGGTCGGCGTGAGGGTGTCCTTCTTCGACAGGGGCAGCACCGCGACCTTGTAGGGCGCGAGGCGGGGGTCGAGGCGCAGGACGGTGCGGGTGTCGTCGTTCACCGTCTCCTCGTCGTAGGCGGCCATGAGGAACGCCATCGCCGTGCGGGTCGCACCGGCGGCCGGCTCGATCACGTGGGGCGTGTAGCGCTCGCCCGAGGCCTGGTCGAAGTAGTCGAGCTTCTCGCCGGAGTGCTCGGCATGTTGGGTGAGATCGAAGTCGCCCCGGTTGGCGATGCCCTCGAGTTCGTCCCAACCCCACGGGAACAGGTATTCCACGTCGGACGTGCCCGACGAGTAGTGGCTCAGCTCGTCGGCGTCGTGGGCCCGCAGCCGGATCGCGTCGCTCGGCATCCCGAGGTCGAGATACCAGTTCATCCGCTCCTGGCACCAGTACTCGTACCACTCGGTCGACTCGTCGGGCGGGACGAAGAACTCCATCTCCATCTGCTCGAACTCGCGGGTGCGGAACACGAAGTTGCCCGGCGTGATCTCGTTACGGAACGACTTGCCGATCTGGGCGATGCCGAACGGCGGCTTCTTGCGACTCGTGTTCAGCACGTTCGCGAAGTTTATGAACATGCCCTGGGCGGTCTCGGGGCGCAGGTAGACGTCGGCTGCGGTCTCCGCGACCGGGCCGGCCTGGGTCTTGAACATCAGGTTGAAATCACGCGCCTCGGTGAACGTGCCCCGATTGCCGCACGTCGGGCACTGGTCCGGATCGTCGAGCTTGTCGAGTCGGTGCCGGGCGTTGCACTCCGTGCAGTCGACCAGCGGATCGGAGAAGTTGGCCAGGTGACCCGACGCCTGCCAGACCTGGGGTGGCGACAGAATCGACGCGTCGAGCCCGACGACGTCGTGGCGCAGCTGGACCATCGAACGCCACCAGGCGTCCTTCACGTTGCGCAGCAGGAGCACGCCCAGCGGGCCGTAGTCGTAGGTCGAACGGAAGCCGCCGTAGATCTCGGCCGACTGGAAGACGAA is a genomic window containing:
- the dnaG gene encoding DNA primase, coding for MGIHDDDIAKVRSSADLVALIGEHTEIKRSGRQWMARCPMHGERTPSLSVSPEKGVYYCFGCQRSGDAITFVQEMDNLDFAGAVESLAGRYGIQLRYTSKDEGSRRARKRTLLDAVEKAVEFYHQRLLTGADAGEARSYLRSRGYDGEVVRTYRIGWAPDDWDQLAKHLRLSADDLRDAGLGFVNKADRQQDFFRGRVMFPISDERGDPVGFGGRILPGHEGSKYKNTTTDAVVYDKSRVLYGLHAHREGIVKAGEAIICEGYTDVIGFADAGIPRAVATCGTAMTEEHVKLLKRFSADRLVLAFDADAAGLAAADRVYEWEREHGLEVRVADLPAGVDPADLAREDPVELQRAIDEATPFLSFRLERVLAAGDLSTVEGRARTAEAALDVIAEHPDPLVRDAYLLDVADRCRVDLARLRELAAAPRARTPERETVPPRRRDEPPAPTDGPREVANQPDDHYFDEGMVAADVLIDAENHAVAAEDEALRLAIHRPDDAARLHPKLFGDATRQEALTALRSGGLLGAGDRAGERAAALLRRLAVDPSDADPSDVVAGLARSAGRRTLDDLRRVQRALDSTDEQKRHAVSSIGPIKLLIERLDESDTREEAIEQLLPWLINYEEGRSA
- a CDS encoding glycoside hydrolase family 3 N-terminal domain-containing protein — translated: MARTPKTLLLGLGGLVAIALVISLTGSGGDADSGAPVTTSSTSTSSTSTTTSTTTTTTTTTTTTLDPRVAFIDAIDRQAAAETDRGLAYRLVVTGLTGSQLATRLQDTVGSVCVGGVFLTETNRNWAPEDDVDAFTAAVADLDAAWHRQECAAASFIATDAELGAIVRVPVTSPPAPPRWTERYITGEPYNVLLDLQEQTATYAQQLLDLGITVNFGAVGDVVTDPAHFMAGSGRTFGDDPGVVAALANAVIQAHCEVGVAATLKHFPNQGATVEDPHRRTSTAVGGRELWEATGRLPYEGTGAPMVMTGHIFVDDVDPDLPASMSFAITTGLLREELGFDGVVITDDLSTMRGAIDVIAEPGARAVAALRAGADLVLFVDDRDIAEVVDALAAEMDADPAFRDRAEEAFGRALRLDLARRQPDLFPLCGEAAF
- a CDS encoding glycine--tRNA ligase, with translation MPEPDPQLFDKIVNLSKRRGFVFQSAEIYGGFRSTYDYGPLGVLLLRNVKDAWWRSMVQLRHDVVGLDASILSPPQVWQASGHLANFSDPLVDCTECNARHRLDKLDDPDQCPTCGNRGTFTEARDFNLMFKTQAGPVAETAADVYLRPETAQGMFINFANVLNTSRKKPPFGIAQIGKSFRNEITPGNFVFRTREFEQMEMEFFVPPDESTEWYEYWCQERMNWYLDLGMPSDAIRLRAHDADELSHYSSGTSDVEYLFPWGWDELEGIANRGDFDLTQHAEHSGEKLDYFDQASGERYTPHVIEPAAGATRTAMAFLMAAYDEETVNDDTRTVLRLDPRLAPYKVAVLPLSKKDTLTPTAHEVFDAVKGRWMADYDETQSIGKRYARQDEIGTPYCVTVDFDTLDDRAVTVRERDTREQDRVSLDQLESYLADRLP